The Oculatellaceae cyanobacterium genome has a window encoding:
- a CDS encoding HEAT repeat domain-containing protein — MPADTELNEWLEMLRSPDVSDRLVAIKMLQHLGDEDALEPLIAALQDESSAVQKLAVTALWELANPKAVPALVECLASTDEEIREEALSALGELVTPDHLLLLLDALHRDDANMQLNVLILLRKIHDAQSLPYVLPFFESENAQLREAAVTTLRYLNQVERCQEAIALMSDPDENVRRSAALTLGHLADAEVVPSLCQALTTDADWQVRRNAAKSLALHADSAAVPSLETALADEHWQVRKFALQALQKTPADQTLPALVKALADEYSDVRRDAAIALGILKNPMALNALQQSLDDPDKDVCIYAQRAIQNIQEFTPETSHA, encoded by the coding sequence ATGCCTGCTGATACTGAATTGAACGAATGGTTGGAAATGCTGCGATCGCCCGATGTTAGCGATCGCCTAGTTGCCATCAAAATGCTGCAACATTTGGGTGATGAAGATGCTCTGGAACCCTTGATTGCAGCTTTGCAAGATGAGAGTAGTGCTGTGCAAAAGCTAGCGGTGACTGCACTGTGGGAGCTAGCAAATCCCAAGGCGGTTCCAGCTTTAGTAGAATGTTTGGCTTCAACTGATGAAGAGATTCGGGAAGAAGCACTATCTGCCTTGGGCGAATTAGTCACCCCCGATCATTTGTTGCTGCTGCTAGATGCCCTACATCGAGATGATGCAAATATGCAACTGAATGTGTTGATTCTGTTGCGGAAGATTCACGATGCTCAGTCTTTGCCCTACGTGCTGCCGTTCTTTGAGTCGGAAAATGCTCAATTACGGGAAGCAGCAGTGACAACGCTACGCTATCTCAATCAGGTGGAACGTTGTCAAGAAGCGATCGCCTTAATGTCCGATCCAGATGAGAACGTGCGGCGTTCTGCTGCCCTGACGTTAGGACATTTAGCAGATGCAGAAGTGGTTCCCAGCCTGTGTCAAGCACTCACTACCGATGCGGATTGGCAGGTGCGGCGTAATGCGGCGAAATCCTTGGCACTCCATGCTGATTCTGCGGCAGTTCCATCCTTAGAAACGGCTTTGGCAGATGAGCATTGGCAGGTGCGGAAGTTTGCGCTTCAGGCTTTGCAGAAAACACCTGCTGACCAAACCTTACCTGCTTTAGTTAAAGCGTTGGCAGACGAGTACTCGGATGTGCGTCGAGATGCTGCGATCGCACTTGGTATCCTGAAGAACCCAATGGCTCTAAATGCACTCCAGCAATCCCTAGACGATCCAGACAAAGACGTGTGTATTTACGCACAACGAGCGATTCAGAATATCCAAGAGTTTACGCCAGAGACATCCCATGCCTAG
- a CDS encoding fumarate reductase/succinate dehydrogenase flavoprotein subunit has protein sequence MDTQWMKTDVLVIGGGTAGTMAAIKAKQANPDGEVLILEKANIRRSGAIAMGMDGVNTAVIPGNSTPEQYVREITISNDGILNQKAVYQTGKLGFEVIQELESWGVKFQKDTQGNYDLKQVHRVGKYVLPMPEGKDLKQILTRQVKRHKAKVTNRVMATRILVRNGRAIGAVGFDVRNGDFVVIQAKAVVLCTGACGRLGLPASGYLYGTYENPTNAGDGYSMAYHAGAELTNIECFQINPLMKDYNGPACAYVASPFGAYTANAEGHRFISCDYWSGQMMLEIWKELNSGKGPVQLKMTHLDEDTISEIESILWSNERPSRGRFHEGRGENYRTNGVEMNISEIGLCSGHSASGVWVNEKAETTVPGLYAAGDMASVPHNYMIGAFVFGRLAGINAVDYIEGLDHLEPDPDVLEVEKQRIYAPLNNPNGVPHTQVEYKLRRLVNDYLQPPKVDHKMEIGLRNFVRYHESLEMMGARDPHELMRCMEVHFIRDCAEMAARASLYRRESRWGLYHYRLDYPEKNNEEWFCHVNLKKEESGEMVLFKRPVEPYVVDVDIEREVYDVAVR, from the coding sequence GTGGATACTCAATGGATGAAGACCGATGTTTTAGTCATCGGTGGTGGTACTGCTGGAACAATGGCAGCTATCAAGGCAAAACAGGCAAATCCTGATGGAGAAGTGCTGATTTTAGAAAAAGCGAATATCCGCCGCAGTGGGGCGATCGCAATGGGTATGGATGGTGTCAATACAGCCGTCATTCCTGGTAATTCTACCCCAGAGCAATATGTTCGTGAAATTACGATTTCCAATGATGGCATTTTGAATCAAAAAGCGGTCTATCAAACTGGGAAACTTGGCTTTGAAGTCATTCAAGAACTGGAAAGCTGGGGCGTAAAGTTCCAAAAAGATACGCAAGGGAATTATGACTTAAAACAAGTGCATCGCGTAGGCAAATACGTACTACCGATGCCAGAAGGAAAAGATCTAAAACAAATTTTGACCCGACAGGTAAAGCGCCACAAAGCAAAAGTCACGAATCGGGTAATGGCGACTCGCATTCTAGTCAGGAATGGACGCGCCATTGGAGCGGTAGGGTTTGACGTGCGAAACGGCGATTTTGTGGTGATTCAGGCAAAAGCAGTCGTTTTGTGTACAGGAGCCTGTGGACGATTAGGTTTACCTGCCTCTGGCTATCTTTACGGCACCTACGAAAACCCCACGAATGCTGGCGATGGCTATTCAATGGCGTATCACGCAGGCGCAGAACTCACTAATATTGAGTGTTTTCAAATTAACCCTCTGATGAAGGATTATAACGGCCCCGCCTGCGCCTATGTCGCCAGTCCGTTTGGAGCTTACACCGCCAATGCTGAAGGACACCGCTTTATCAGTTGCGACTACTGGAGCGGTCAGATGATGCTGGAAATCTGGAAGGAGTTGAACTCTGGTAAAGGCCCGGTTCAACTGAAGATGACCCACTTAGATGAAGACACTATTTCAGAAATTGAGTCGATTTTGTGGTCGAATGAACGACCCAGCCGAGGAAGATTCCATGAAGGTAGAGGCGAAAATTACCGCACGAATGGCGTGGAGATGAATATCTCAGAAATCGGTTTATGTAGCGGTCATAGTGCTTCTGGAGTCTGGGTCAACGAGAAAGCGGAGACGACTGTCCCAGGATTATATGCAGCAGGAGATATGGCGAGTGTCCCGCACAATTACATGATTGGGGCGTTTGTATTTGGTCGCTTGGCGGGTATAAATGCGGTGGATTACATTGAAGGATTAGATCATCTTGAACCCGATCCTGACGTTTTAGAGGTAGAAAAACAACGAATTTATGCTCCGTTGAACAACCCGAATGGTGTACCGCACACGCAGGTAGAGTATAAATTACGACGATTGGTCAATGACTACTTACAGCCGCCCAAAGTAGACCACAAGATGGAAATTGGCTTGAGAAACTTTGTGCGTTATCACGAAAGCTTAGAAATGATGGGCGCACGCGATCCACATGAACTGATGCGCTGCATGGAGGTTCACTTTATTCGCGATTGTGCTGAGATGGCAGCACGCGCCTCACTGTATCGTCGGGAAAGCCGTTGGGGACTGTACCATTACCGCCTGGATTACCCCGAAAAGAACAATGAAGAATGGTTCTGCCACGTCAATCTTAAGAAAGAAGAGTCAGGTGAGATGGTTTTGTTCAAGCGTCCGGTTGAACCTTATGTTGTGGACGTTGATATTGAACGAGAAGTTTATGATGTGGCGGTGCGTTAA
- a CDS encoding LysR substrate-binding domain-containing protein — MEVYQVKVFLEVARHLSFTEAADALNLTQPAVSAKIKSLESELGTELFYRLGRKIQLTEVGHFLFEESPRLIEVENQLLAKVEEIKKGKFGNLKIGCTAAIANGWLPEILFQYRQQYPGIQTQCVVFDSAEFLYRAITNNQIDLGISDINFEEFSEISAKPIAPISYCLVVMANHPLANQNWLSLKELQTQPWVMLNTGSPSRLVFESRLTELGISLSEFSKFETVDTLSLMRTYIMQGNYLGFASNFEFKSECESGMLVTIPLQEFALSGNIFLLLPKRLSESVSAHSASQNRRSRNSNPIQKFIALVENRQEEQQTSISPHSTPVRLRSPSLIIRSNPLQRPETINLAIGIQNSTIPTVTAGLVIQRLGLLEHFLPREGRYSSTQYQIQWCDFSTGAPIIQGLHSGQLDIGVLGDYPLLLSALQQNNAVNESQQTRLVSFVSTNPDGSCNAVIVRNKSNLQSIEDLRGGVIAVPFSSSAHGMVMRSLNSANLLTEVRLASLENSNITQPFGYPIQADGYAHFAPFHDIAYRQGKFRYLQGDNLNMLPAFHGVVVSAKLAEQYPEVVIAYLKALSAAQYWYTITPSALSLISQWTTLDAEIVSQILSNVYNQHQPRRFFCEMTIRPDWIAQHIAQLSLIPGNEALETINLDRWIQTEFLYQSQELSGW; from the coding sequence ATGGAAGTTTATCAAGTCAAAGTATTTTTAGAGGTAGCTAGACATCTCAGCTTTACTGAAGCTGCTGATGCTCTAAATCTGACTCAACCTGCGGTCAGCGCCAAAATAAAGTCTCTAGAATCCGAGCTAGGAACTGAGCTTTTTTATCGGCTTGGTCGTAAAATTCAGTTAACAGAAGTGGGGCATTTTTTATTTGAGGAAAGCCCAAGACTTATTGAAGTTGAAAATCAACTGCTCGCTAAAGTCGAAGAAATAAAAAAAGGCAAGTTTGGCAATCTAAAAATCGGCTGTACAGCCGCGATCGCCAATGGATGGCTACCTGAAATCCTCTTCCAGTACCGTCAGCAGTATCCTGGGATTCAGACTCAATGTGTTGTATTTGACTCGGCTGAATTTCTCTACCGAGCTATTACCAATAATCAGATTGATTTAGGAATTTCAGATATTAATTTTGAAGAATTTTCTGAAATTTCAGCAAAACCAATTGCTCCAATTAGCTATTGTTTAGTCGTCATGGCAAATCACCCTCTAGCAAATCAGAACTGGTTGAGCTTGAAAGAGTTACAAACACAACCTTGGGTGATGCTAAATACTGGCTCTCCTAGCCGTTTAGTCTTTGAATCTCGCTTAACTGAATTAGGAATAAGTCTTTCAGAGTTCTCTAAATTTGAAACGGTTGATACTCTAAGTTTGATGCGAACCTACATTATGCAGGGTAACTATTTAGGATTTGCTTCTAACTTTGAATTTAAATCTGAATGTGAATCGGGAATGCTCGTTACAATTCCTCTCCAAGAATTTGCATTGTCCGGTAATATTTTTCTACTATTACCTAAACGATTAAGTGAATCTGTAAGCGCACATTCAGCGTCACAAAATCGACGCTCGCGCAATTCAAACCCAATACAAAAGTTTATTGCTCTGGTTGAAAACCGTCAGGAGGAACAGCAAACCTCTATTTCTCCTCATTCAACCCCAGTACGTTTGCGATCGCCTAGTCTAATTATCCGTTCCAATCCTTTGCAACGTCCTGAAACCATTAATTTAGCGATCGGTATTCAAAACAGCACGATTCCAACGGTAACGGCAGGCTTAGTGATTCAACGCTTAGGCTTACTGGAACACTTCTTACCCAGAGAAGGGCGATACAGTTCTACCCAGTACCAAATCCAGTGGTGTGATTTTTCTACAGGAGCCCCCATCATTCAGGGGTTACACTCTGGACAATTGGATATTGGCGTTCTAGGGGATTATCCCTTGTTACTGAGTGCATTACAACAAAATAATGCCGTTAATGAAAGTCAACAGACGCGCCTAGTTAGTTTCGTTTCAACGAATCCCGATGGTTCATGTAATGCTGTGATTGTACGAAACAAGTCCAATTTGCAAAGCATCGAAGACTTGCGAGGAGGTGTGATCGCTGTTCCATTCAGTTCTTCTGCACATGGGATGGTAATGCGATCTCTCAATTCTGCTAACTTACTCACCGAGGTTAGGCTTGCTTCCCTAGAGAACTCTAACATTACTCAGCCCTTTGGCTATCCAATTCAGGCAGATGGATACGCCCACTTTGCTCCCTTTCACGATATCGCCTATCGTCAAGGGAAGTTTCGTTATTTGCAAGGCGACAACTTGAATATGTTACCTGCCTTTCATGGTGTAGTGGTGAGTGCAAAGTTAGCAGAACAGTATCCAGAAGTTGTAATCGCTTACCTGAAAGCCTTAAGCGCAGCCCAATATTGGTACACTATTACACCCTCTGCTCTCTCTTTGATCAGCCAGTGGACAACCCTTGATGCCGAAATCGTCTCCCAAATTCTCAGCAATGTCTATAACCAGCATCAGCCAAGGCGCTTTTTCTGCGAGATGACGATTCGTCCCGACTGGATTGCCCAACATATTGCTCAACTCAGTCTAATTCCGGGAAATGAAGCACTAGAGACAATTAACCTCGATCGCTGGATTCAAACAGAATTTCTCTATCAATCTCAAGAGTTAAGCGGTTGGTGA
- a CDS encoding Mrp/NBP35 family ATP-binding protein — translation MPSHQSPFRQTHSIEEIATPDPVNESRQREVVQRLKQVIEPILKNDIVSLGMVRNLRVVDDYIYLRLYVGKHQHQLQANIQSALSLVTWCKKTYIQLCTIPGVRTTLAISSGKGGVGKSTTSVNLAAALSLQGAKVGLLDADVYGPNVPQMLGLGQADVKVIDTPDGQKFLPLEAHGIKVMSVGLLAEPDHPLAWRGPVLHKIVTQFIHEVEWGELDYLLIDLPPGTGDAQITIVQESPICGVILVTTPQQVAVSDVRRSVHMFRSVGIPVLGIIENMSYLICGHCGDRTPIFGSGGGQQLSTELHAPLLGQVPIDPSICMGGDTGTPLTLAHPDSTVGQVFVQIAGAINTTFRLSGVLTTVNGQAVFPGIPATR, via the coding sequence ATGCCTAGCCATCAATCTCCCTTTCGGCAAACTCATTCAATAGAGGAAATTGCCACTCCTGATCCGGTGAATGAATCTCGGCAACGAGAAGTTGTCCAGCGTCTCAAGCAAGTGATTGAACCCATCCTCAAAAACGACATTGTTAGCTTAGGAATGGTACGAAATCTGCGGGTTGTGGATGACTATATTTATCTACGGCTTTATGTTGGTAAACATCAGCATCAGTTGCAAGCAAACATTCAATCGGCACTTTCGCTCGTAACTTGGTGTAAAAAAACTTATATCCAACTCTGCACCATTCCTGGTGTTAGAACGACGTTGGCAATTTCCAGTGGCAAGGGAGGTGTAGGCAAATCCACAACATCGGTTAATTTAGCCGCTGCTTTGAGTTTGCAAGGGGCGAAGGTGGGTCTACTTGATGCTGATGTCTATGGCCCCAACGTTCCCCAAATGTTGGGATTGGGACAAGCAGATGTCAAGGTTATTGATACACCCGACGGTCAAAAGTTTCTTCCCCTAGAAGCCCACGGGATCAAAGTCATGTCAGTAGGACTGCTGGCAGAACCCGATCATCCCCTAGCTTGGCGAGGGCCTGTCTTACACAAAATTGTGACTCAGTTCATTCACGAGGTGGAATGGGGAGAATTGGATTATCTGCTCATTGATTTGCCTCCTGGTACAGGCGATGCTCAAATCACGATTGTGCAAGAAAGTCCGATTTGTGGGGTAATTTTGGTGACGACTCCCCAACAAGTCGCTGTTTCCGATGTGCGTCGCAGTGTACATATGTTTCGTAGTGTCGGCATTCCTGTGCTTGGCATTATTGAGAACATGAGCTATTTGATCTGCGGTCACTGTGGCGATCGCACCCCGATTTTTGGTAGTGGTGGAGGTCAGCAGCTATCGACAGAACTCCATGCCCCTTTGCTGGGACAGGTTCCCATTGATCCTAGTATTTGTATGGGGGGGGACACAGGAACGCCCTTGACTCTAGCTCATCCAGACTCCACAGTGGGGCAGGTATTTGTACAAATAGCTGGGGCGATCAACACGACTTTTCGTCTCTCTGGAGTTTTAACTACCGTTAATGGACAAGCCGTGTTCCCAGGAATACCTGCTACCCGTTGA
- a CDS encoding ferredoxin family protein, whose translation MALTTQRVDVPVIVDESKCLEKCTACIEVCPLDVLAKNPETGKAYMKYDECWFCLPCEKECPTNAITVQIPFLLR comes from the coding sequence ATGGCTTTAACAACGCAACGAGTTGACGTACCCGTAATCGTTGATGAATCGAAATGCTTAGAAAAGTGTACCGCTTGCATTGAAGTATGTCCGCTAGATGTGTTAGCGAAGAACCCAGAAACAGGCAAAGCCTACATGAAGTACGACGAGTGCTGGTTTTGCTTGCCTTGTGAGAAAGAGTGTCCCACCAACGCGATTACGGTTCAAATTCCCTTTTTGTTGCGATAG